TATAAATCCAAGTCGGCTGTGACGTTCAAACTCTTTGATTGCACCACTCTTGAAGGCAGCCTGATTTGTAGGGTTGGAAGGGTCAGGAGTGACAATATAGCCGCGTTTCTGGAGTTCCAAAGCCCGCTCTAAGCTGTTGACCTTGATTTCACCGCCGATACACTTAGCCCCCTGTCCCCATTTTAATTCAATGGTATTAAGACCGTGTTTTTTGCTAACGTATTCTGCAACACCGAGTCTGGTATCTTCCACATTCATTTGAACAAGAATTTCACCATAACCCTGATGGTATCTGCGATAGGTCTCAATTCGCCTGTCCATATCCGGGGCTTTGATAGTTTTGCCATTGGAATCGAGTTCAAGCTGGGGATCAATACCGCAAACGTTCTCACCGCATACCAATGTTACCCCGCTTATGGCTGCACCGATGGCAAAATGTTCCCAGTTCTTCCTGGCTATTTCGGTAGAACCCAAAGCACCGGTAAAAATAGGAACCCTCATCTTCACCTTGATATCCCATCCATATTCAGTCTCAGTATTTACCGCAGGGAAAGTTGCGGTATCAGGGTTACCGATAATCCCTGAGGGCAGTCCTTCTGCTCCCAGAGCATATCCCTGAATATTGAGATGGGAATAGTCAATGGGATAGTCTTTGTCTCCACCAGCAGTAACCTCTCCGAATGGGCCAGGATATATCAATTCCCTGCCCCGGAAAGTAGCCTTAAAGACTTCACAGTTTCCCCTGCAACCGTCCAGACAACGGGTACAAAGGCCGCTCATCGGGACTACACTCCGGGAGCGGTTGGTGGTTCTGGTTGCATCATTTGCGTTTGGTTGCTGTAAATTCATAAAAATCTCCTTTCTCTATACACCAAATAAAAAATTTGATTAGACACCATTATTCTTTGCTTAAATAAAAAAGGTGCCCTCTTTATTGGACACCTTTGTCACTTCCTAATCTGATACCCCACTGTATAAATAATTTAATACTTCATTGTATTAATTATTATGTGAGTTTTAGCTGATAGGTTTATACGAAAAGTTCTAGAGTTTGTCAAGCACTAATTTTTTCTAATCTTACCAAGTGTCTTTATAGAGAAAATTAACTTCCCCTGTGTTTAAAAAGGCCTTGTAAAAATAGCAAAAAAAGACTAGATTTTAATCGATAATTGAGGTATAGGTAAGTGCATGGTTAAATTATAGACATAAGTTTGTAGCCCCTAATCATAAAGAGGTAATTATGAGGGCGTCTTTCTTTAGTTCCTGAGATTACAGAGAGCAAAGAGGAAGGGCGCCTTTTTTATTTATGAAGACTCTATAAGTAACAAATGATATTACAAAAAAATTAAGGGCAATAAGGACCAAAGAGTTTCCGGGTATGGTATAGAGCTTTCTTAGGAACTAGACCACGAGAAAGAAGTTCTCCCCGAAGAAATTCAAAAACAGCGGTGAAATTGCATGATCGGGCAATTGCTAAATTAAATAAAGGATTATTCTAAATGGCACTTGGATTGCATCAAGAGTGCATATCCCGACTAATCGATTCAGTGGCAGTAAAACTTACCAACGTCCAAGTAATCAAAGACATCGTACTAGATACCGATTCGATGATGGATATCTATGACGTTGATGAGATACTACCAACAACCGGAGAGGTCCGGGACAAACTAAATCAGTATGTCAGCGAACTACCACTCTTTGATTTTATCTACGAAACAATAAGTAGGGATATTGGGGAAAGTGGCACATACAACCCCGATAGCGAGGGAATCCTGTTAAATACACTCCCTGGGTATGAAGACCTACATGCAGTTGCAAGCCGCTTAATCAACGATTTTGAAAGTCTCCCGTGGTCATACTTGATCTCACTTGAACTTCCTAATAACATTCGCCAGCAATTACGAGAGGCAGTTGGTTACCATGAGTTTGACAGAAATTTCAGAATTGTTTCCTCTGATGAAACATTTGATAGAACTTATCCGTTGCGGTCTGGTAATAAAAAAAGGGATGAACAGCTACTTGGACACATCCATCTTCATCCAGAATTGGCAACACACCTAGGATACCTGCCGAATCAGTGGAACAAACAGGGTTCATGCCTTCAGATAAATACCGAAGGCTTCATCGGTCACTCCATGAAAAGTGCCCCTGTTCATGAAGCAATTGCCAACATAAAAAAATTCATAGGGCTTTCCTTAGCGGTTCGGTTGATGAAAATCAACGAGAGACCAGTCATTCATCCCTTTGGGATGGTGTTACCTGCCGTGCGTGGTTTAATTGTACACCGTCAACTGGGAGAAAACTGGGAAGTATGGAGTAAATATGACCTTCCCTCAGACCTTTCAGGGGTAGTTGACAGGCTTGAAATAGATGACCTTGGCGGACGCCTTGACAGAGAGGGAATAAAAGGGATGATTCAGAACAAGCTTCATATAGTATCGACGGCATTTAAAAATCGAAAGAAGGCCAAGCATATCTTGTTAGCTTCGCAGTGGCTTTTTGACAGCCATTTAGAACAAAACCAACTACTATCATTTGTACAAAGCATGGTAACAATGGAAATCTTGCTTGGAAAGCAGGATAAGGCAGATAAGAAAGATAAGACAGATAGAGATAGACTTAGTATAAGAGAACTGTTAGGGAACAGATGTGCTTATCTCATAGGAAGGAGCCACAGCGAGAGAAAGAACATTCTCAAAGACTTCAATGAAATCTACGATGTAAGATCGAGCATCGTTCATAGAGGCAAGAATAGGCTTAGCCACGAAGAACGAGTGCTGTTTAGGGTACTTCAGTCGATGTGCAGGCGAGTTATTACTGAGGAACTTAAGCTAATTACGAGAGACAAAAGCAATGCTATGTGAGTATGTGGTCGCAAAACTTATAAGTGGGGTTTGTGGAGAATAAATAGGGGCAACTTTCTTCAGGGGTCAAATGAATGACTAAGGAGGAGGGAAAGGGGACGACCTTAAATAATTAAATATCTACACTGCTCAATAAAGTTATTTACGAATTTAAGGTCGTCCCCAAAACCCCAAAGGTCGTCCCCAAAACCCCACAAAACCCCAAAACCCAAAACCCCCAAAACCCCCATGAATCTCTGGTTCCGCCTCAAAAGGCATATTTAGACAAACTAAAATTTAGATTCAGCAAAAACGGCGATATAGTTGGAAAGAAAGAAGACGGCTAACGAGTAACTACCTTTAGGCAAAAAGAGTCAAGTAAAGATTTAGCTTCTCCTTAAGAGTATCAAGCGAATGGCTTACAGCCGCCGCTGAATTCAGGCGTTGAACCTGTAGAAAAACCCTTATTTCTAAAAAATGAATTTGTAACTGATTGATTTATAACAACTAATATTTTGAAACTTTCTTAAAAATGGACTTTTCCTACAGGCTCGTTATACCTGTGATACGGAAATAAATACCATGAGTCTAATCTAGATTATTTGAGGTTAACATGCCACGAGGGAAAAAGAAAACGCCCAAAACTGAAATTGACACATACACCCACAATGGTAAAAAACGGAAAAACAACCCACCGGTCGGTCTTGTCTCCACTTCTACCGATAAAC
The sequence above is a segment of the Thermodesulfobacteriota bacterium genome. Coding sequences within it:
- a CDS encoding FMN-binding glutamate synthase family protein, which produces MNLQQPNANDATRTTNRSRSVVPMSGLCTRCLDGCRGNCEVFKATFRGRELIYPGPFGEVTAGGDKDYPIDYSHLNIQGYALGAEGLPSGIIGNPDTATFPAVNTETEYGWDIKVKMRVPIFTGALGSTEIARKNWEHFAIGAAISGVTLVCGENVCGIDPQLELDSNGKTIKAPDMDRRIETYRRYHQGYGEILVQMNVEDTRLGVAEYVSKKHGLNTIELKWGQGAKCIGGEIKVNSLERALELQKRGYIVTPDPSNPTNQAAFKSGAIKEFERHSRLGFIDEEGFYAEVQRLKNLGFKRVTLKTGAYGLRELAMAIKWSSKAKIDLLTIDGAPGGTGMSPWRMMEEWGMPSLYLHAAAYEFCKKLSAKGERVPDVAFAGGFSSEDGVFKALAMGAPFTKAVCMGRALMIPGMVGKNIAKWIEEKDLPKTVSEFGSTPEEIFVCYEEVAELVGKKEMNNIPLGALGIYSYSQKIKVGLQQLMAGARCFSIPAITRRELMSLTEECAKVTGIPYLMDAYREEALAILDA